One genomic window of Acidobacteriota bacterium includes the following:
- the pyrE gene encoding orotate phosphoribosyltransferase → MNQEDVLGQFRRLGALLEGHFRLSSGLHSPAYLQCALVLQHPAEAEQLGRALAALMPGLGATAVLSPALGGLIIGHEVARALGVRALFAERVEGVLTLRRGFGLAPDDRVVVVEDVVTTGGSTRETMDVARAAGATVVAAGAVINRSGSGSPVDVPFSALAALTPPTYKPEACPLCAQGIPVTKPGSRTGK, encoded by the coding sequence ATGAATCAGGAAGATGTGCTGGGCCAGTTTCGGCGCCTGGGTGCGCTGCTCGAAGGGCACTTCAGGCTCTCGTCGGGCCTGCACAGCCCGGCGTACCTTCAGTGCGCGCTGGTGCTGCAGCATCCCGCCGAAGCCGAACAACTGGGTCGGGCGCTGGCGGCCCTGATGCCCGGTTTGGGCGCGACCGCGGTGCTGTCCCCCGCGCTTGGCGGCCTGATCATCGGCCACGAGGTGGCCCGGGCGCTGGGCGTGCGGGCTCTCTTTGCCGAGCGCGTCGAGGGTGTGTTGACGCTGAGACGGGGGTTCGGCCTGGCACCCGACGATCGAGTGGTGGTCGTCGAAGACGTCGTGACCACTGGGGGCTCGACCCGCGAGACCATGGACGTGGCTCGGGCTGCCGGGGCCACCGTGGTGGCAGCCGGCGCCGTCATCAATCGCAGTGGAAGCGGGTCGCCGGTTGACGTGCCATTTTCGGCGCTGGCCGCGCTGACGCCGCCGACCTACAAGCCCGAGGCCTGCCCGCTGTGCGCGCAGGGGATCCCGGTGACGAAACCGGGGTCGAGGACGGGGAAGTAG
- a CDS encoding TolC family protein, whose amino-acid sequence MPQQLSRAARISLVVLSIIGLSASAFAQTSAPVPAGSAQPLSLEEAVKLALENNLNVRVERINPQLQDLSIAQARTAWTPNLTSTVRNGRTVSPITSFFAGASNQLVRDSFSANVGANQLLPWGANYTVLWDASRGKSNSVYDSPNPSLASNLNFTFTQPLVRNRQVDNARQQLTVTRMNREISDVSLRQTVLATIRNVKYAYWNLKASAAAYVVAQQSLDLAKESLRNNRSRVEIGTMAPIDIVEAEAEVARRDEAAIVAESNVRRAEDALRTLILDPKSATFWAVKFDLTDQPVFAPPTVDVEGAVKAALEKRTDLRSARKNLDLTESNIKFQRNQILPDVNAQVAYGLTGSGGTELTFGEGGFPPPVIGQVKEGLGKVLSRLFSNDFHGWSFAVNVSYPIGTSIAEANLARTRLQLSQARIQLQNLELQVTSSVRDVARQVETNQKRVVSTQATERLMARRLEAEQKKYAAGMSTTFLVFQAQRDLADARYSALAALLNYNTSLVDLETVQEAPTAGGSSISVGGQ is encoded by the coding sequence ATGCCTCAACAGCTTTCTCGTGCCGCACGGATCAGTCTCGTCGTGCTTTCGATCATCGGCCTCTCGGCGTCCGCCTTCGCGCAGACGTCCGCCCCGGTGCCGGCTGGGTCGGCCCAACCGCTGTCACTCGAAGAGGCGGTCAAGCTGGCCCTCGAGAACAATTTGAACGTCCGGGTCGAGAGAATCAATCCGCAATTGCAGGACCTGTCGATCGCCCAGGCCCGGACGGCGTGGACGCCCAACCTGACGTCGACGGTGCGGAATGGCCGGACGGTCAGCCCCATCACCAGTTTCTTCGCTGGGGCAAGCAACCAACTGGTCCGCGATTCGTTCTCGGCCAATGTCGGCGCCAATCAACTGCTGCCGTGGGGCGCCAACTACACGGTGTTGTGGGACGCCTCGCGTGGAAAGTCGAACAGCGTCTACGACAGCCCGAACCCCTCGCTTGCGTCGAATCTCAATTTCACGTTCACCCAGCCCCTGGTCCGCAACCGGCAGGTTGACAACGCCCGGCAGCAACTCACTGTCACGCGGATGAACCGGGAAATTTCTGATGTGTCGCTGCGCCAGACGGTGCTGGCGACGATCCGCAACGTGAAGTACGCCTACTGGAATCTGAAGGCCTCCGCGGCGGCGTATGTCGTCGCCCAGCAGTCGCTCGACCTGGCCAAGGAATCGCTCCGGAACAACCGGTCGCGAGTCGAAATCGGGACGATGGCGCCCATTGATATTGTCGAGGCCGAGGCCGAGGTGGCGCGGCGCGACGAGGCGGCCATTGTCGCCGAATCGAACGTGCGTCGGGCCGAGGACGCGCTGCGGACGCTGATCCTGGATCCGAAGTCCGCAACCTTCTGGGCCGTGAAGTTCGACCTCACGGACCAGCCGGTGTTTGCGCCGCCCACTGTTGACGTGGAAGGCGCGGTCAAGGCGGCACTCGAGAAACGGACGGACTTGCGCTCGGCGCGCAAGAACCTCGATCTGACTGAATCGAACATCAAGTTCCAGCGCAACCAGATACTGCCCGACGTCAATGCCCAGGTGGCGTACGGACTCACCGGATCGGGAGGCACGGAGCTGACCTTCGGCGAAGGCGGTTTCCCGCCGCCGGTGATCGGCCAGGTCAAAGAGGGGCTTGGCAAGGTGTTGAGCCGGTTGTTCAGCAACGATTTCCACGGCTGGTCGTTCGCGGTCAACGTGTCTTACCCGATCGGCACGAGCATCGCCGAGGCGAACCTGGCCCGGACGAGGCTGCAGCTGTCGCAGGCGCGAATCCAACTGCAGAACCTCGAACTGCAGGTGACCAGTTCGGTGCGCGATGTGGCCAGGCAGGTCGAAACCAACCAGAAACGCGTGGTGTCCACCCAGGCAACCGAGCGGTTGATGGCGCGGCGGCTGGAAGCTGAGCAGAAGAAGTACGCCGCCGGCATGTCGACCACGTTCCTGGTCTTCCAGGCCCAGCGCGACCTGGCCGATGCGCGGTATTCGGCGCTGGCGGCGCTGCTCAACTACAACACTTCGCTCGTGGATCTTGAGACGGTTCAGGAAGCGCCCACGGCGGGCGGCTCGTCGATTTCAGTCGGCGGCCAGTAG
- a CDS encoding glycosyltransferase family 2 protein — MSGLTVTIVTLNESANIAAALESVSWADEIVVVDAQSTDDTVAIARRFTDRVVTREWPGYVAQKNYAASIASGDWIFSLDADERVTPELAREIKTLLKGDLPCAGYRVPRVSHYLGRWIRSTDWYPDYQLRLYDRRRARWTGRYVHESVNAEGQVARLGSALQHYPYRDVSHHLATIDRYSSLSARQMFEDGRRASAVQLAFHPPAAFLRNYLARGGVRDGAAGLIVSILNSYYVFLKFVKLWEMGRSKK; from the coding sequence GTGTCCGGCTTAACCGTCACGATCGTTACGCTCAACGAGTCGGCGAACATCGCCGCGGCCCTCGAGTCGGTCTCGTGGGCCGACGAAATCGTGGTCGTTGACGCTCAGAGTACGGATGACACGGTCGCCATTGCCAGGCGATTCACCGATCGCGTCGTGACGCGGGAGTGGCCCGGATACGTCGCGCAAAAGAACTACGCCGCCTCCATTGCCTCCGGCGACTGGATCTTCTCGCTCGACGCGGACGAACGTGTCACGCCGGAGCTGGCCCGCGAGATCAAGACACTCCTGAAAGGCGATCTTCCGTGCGCCGGATACCGCGTACCTCGCGTGAGCCATTATCTGGGTCGCTGGATTCGGTCCACCGATTGGTACCCTGATTACCAGCTCCGGCTGTACGACCGGCGGCGCGCCCGCTGGACCGGCCGGTACGTTCACGAGTCGGTCAACGCCGAGGGCCAGGTCGCCCGCCTTGGCTCGGCTCTGCAGCATTACCCGTACCGGGACGTGTCACACCATCTGGCCACGATCGATCGGTACTCGAGTCTCTCGGCACGCCAGATGTTCGAGGATGGGCGACGCGCCAGTGCCGTTCAGCTCGCGTTCCACCCGCCCGCGGCGTTTCTGCGCAACTACCTGGCCCGCGGCGGCGTTCGCGACGGCGCGGCAGGGTTGATTGTGTCGATACTGAATTCGTACTACGTGTTCCTGAAGTTCGTGAAGTTATGGGAGATGGGAAGAAGTAAGAAGTAA
- a CDS encoding isoprenyl transferase translates to MSREELLAWVKAGSSDEALARAIDFDRLPAHIAVIMDGNGRWAAQRHLPRVKGHHAGIEAVRDTVETCARLGIQVLTLYAFSVENWKRPQVEVKTLMTLLKRYLRLELNTLIGNNIRFRVIGRFEGLPSDVQKELVRAVDSTASSTGMFFNIALNYGGRAEIVDAARRIVETGVRIEDLDERRFGEFLYTAGQPDPDLLIRTSGEMRVSNFLLWQIAYAEIYVTDVLWPDFRRRDLLEAVADFQKRDRRYGGIAPPAHARVAR, encoded by the coding sequence ATGTCGCGTGAAGAACTCCTGGCCTGGGTGAAGGCTGGCTCGTCTGACGAGGCGCTGGCGCGGGCCATCGACTTTGATCGGCTTCCGGCTCACATCGCCGTCATCATGGACGGCAATGGCCGGTGGGCGGCACAGCGCCATCTGCCGCGCGTCAAGGGCCATCATGCCGGCATTGAGGCCGTGCGCGACACGGTCGAAACCTGCGCGCGGCTCGGGATCCAGGTGCTGACGCTCTACGCGTTTTCGGTTGAGAACTGGAAGCGCCCTCAAGTTGAAGTCAAGACGCTGATGACGTTGCTCAAGCGCTACCTGCGCCTCGAGTTGAACACGCTCATCGGCAACAACATCCGGTTCCGGGTGATCGGCAGGTTCGAAGGCCTGCCCTCCGACGTGCAGAAGGAACTGGTCAGGGCGGTTGACTCCACGGCGTCATCAACCGGGATGTTCTTCAACATCGCCCTGAACTACGGCGGGCGCGCCGAAATCGTGGATGCCGCCCGCCGCATCGTTGAGACCGGGGTCCGGATCGAGGACCTCGACGAGCGTCGCTTCGGTGAGTTTCTCTACACGGCCGGCCAGCCAGACCCCGATCTGCTGATCCGGACCAGCGGCGAGATGCGTGTCAGCAACTTCCTCTTGTGGCAGATTGCCTACGCGGAGATTTACGTCACCGACGTGTTGTGGCCGGATTTCCGCCGCCGCGACCTGCTGGAGGCCGTCGCCGACTTCCAGAAACGCGATCGGCGCTACGGCGGCATCGCGCCACCGGCTCATGCTCGCGTGGCCCGGTGA
- a CDS encoding triple tyrosine motif-containing protein codes for MLGCVTNLSAQTPTHLISQFSHENWQAADGLPQNSIQAVVQTRDGYLWIGTQEGLVRFDGVRFTVYGSRNTPQFRSNHVEALLEARDGTLWLGTYGGGLISMKDGQFRLFRTTDGLSSDSVMDLAEDFDGAIWIATEGGGVSRWSAKSGFTTFTTADGLGSRSTTSVIADVRGVVWVGTAVGVSRFDNGKFVTYTSRNGVAGDSVTALAGDRQGNIWIGTTQGLTRWREGKAATYTVRRGGLPNDVVRTLHVDDAAVVWVGTRGGLARLEKGAVSTLTSRDGLANDDVTAIMQDREGSYWIGTNGGGLDRWRDASFTTYGPQLGPSDDVYAVTGSRDGGLWAGSGNGRVYHFKDGRFTPLDTRGHLAGTIVRALLEDRQGNLWIGTERQLYRYRQGVFEVYDQSRGLPGFSVRVVFEDRDGRIWVGTNGGGLSYIDGDRLVTYTTRDGLAENRVRAMVQDKDGSLWIGSYGGLNHFKDGVFHTYTVSQGLSNNFARSLHFDDDGTLWIATYGGGLNRFKNGRITAYGTRDGFFSDTSFQIVDDQLGNLWLSCNTGIFRVSKQALEAFSDGRATSIASTTYTEADGMKSRECNGGSPGGWRTDDGRLWFATLKGLASVDPANLRRNPKPPPVLVEDVIVDGRPIEPGDHIQAGSQRFEFRFTGLSFVAPARMRFVYRLEGFDRKWIDAGAQRSASYTSIPYGSHRFLVKAANDDGVWSGTPASFDFVLEPHFYQTFLFYGCAALTLVASCVGLYRLRTGQLRKRQRVLQAKVDEAVAHIKTLRGLLPICASCKRVRDDGGYWNQIEQYVRDHSEAAFSHGICPDCIRKLYPEHADLADEHTPGGNATGRSDAAPK; via the coding sequence TTGCTGGGCTGTGTCACCAATCTTTCCGCGCAGACTCCAACCCATCTGATCAGTCAGTTCAGTCACGAGAACTGGCAGGCGGCCGACGGATTGCCCCAGAACTCCATCCAGGCCGTGGTGCAGACACGCGACGGCTACCTGTGGATCGGGACCCAGGAAGGCCTCGTCCGCTTTGACGGGGTCCGCTTTACCGTGTACGGCAGCCGGAACACGCCACAGTTCCGCAGCAACCACGTGGAGGCGCTCCTCGAGGCCCGGGACGGGACACTCTGGCTTGGCACATATGGCGGCGGATTGATCAGCATGAAGGACGGACAGTTCAGGCTCTTCAGGACGACAGACGGCTTGTCGAGCGACTCGGTGATGGATCTGGCTGAAGACTTCGACGGAGCGATCTGGATTGCGACAGAAGGCGGGGGCGTCAGCCGCTGGTCCGCGAAAAGTGGTTTCACGACGTTTACAACCGCTGACGGCCTGGGCAGCCGCTCCACCACCTCCGTCATCGCCGACGTGCGCGGCGTCGTGTGGGTGGGAACCGCCGTCGGCGTCAGCCGGTTCGACAACGGGAAATTCGTGACCTATACCAGTCGCAACGGCGTGGCCGGCGATTCGGTCACGGCCCTGGCCGGCGATCGCCAGGGCAATATCTGGATCGGAACCACCCAGGGCTTGACCAGATGGCGTGAGGGTAAAGCGGCCACCTACACGGTTCGGCGCGGGGGGCTGCCCAACGATGTCGTTCGGACGCTCCATGTCGACGACGCGGCGGTCGTCTGGGTGGGTACCCGCGGAGGACTGGCTCGACTCGAAAAAGGTGCCGTCAGCACGCTCACCTCGCGCGACGGCCTGGCCAATGACGACGTGACCGCCATCATGCAGGATCGCGAGGGCAGCTACTGGATAGGCACCAACGGCGGCGGCCTCGACCGCTGGCGGGATGCGAGCTTCACAACGTACGGGCCACAACTCGGGCCGTCCGATGACGTGTACGCCGTCACGGGAAGCCGGGACGGCGGTCTTTGGGCGGGATCCGGCAACGGCCGCGTATACCACTTCAAGGACGGCCGATTCACGCCTCTGGATACCCGCGGGCATCTGGCCGGCACGATCGTCCGGGCGCTCCTCGAGGACAGGCAGGGAAATCTGTGGATTGGCACGGAACGACAGCTCTACCGGTACAGGCAGGGCGTGTTTGAGGTCTATGACCAATCACGAGGCCTTCCCGGTTTCTCCGTCCGTGTCGTGTTCGAGGATCGAGATGGCCGGATCTGGGTCGGAACCAACGGGGGCGGTCTGAGTTACATCGACGGTGATCGTCTCGTCACCTACACCACCCGTGACGGTTTGGCAGAAAACCGGGTGAGGGCCATGGTGCAGGACAAAGACGGGTCGTTGTGGATTGGCAGCTACGGCGGACTGAATCACTTCAAGGACGGCGTCTTTCACACGTACACCGTCTCGCAAGGACTCTCGAACAACTTTGCCAGGTCGCTGCACTTTGACGACGACGGCACGCTCTGGATAGCGACGTACGGCGGCGGTCTGAACCGGTTCAAGAACGGGCGCATCACCGCGTACGGCACGCGCGACGGGTTCTTCAGCGACACGTCATTCCAGATCGTCGACGATCAGCTGGGGAACCTGTGGCTCAGCTGTAATACCGGGATCTTCCGCGTCAGCAAGCAGGCACTCGAGGCGTTTTCGGACGGCCGGGCCACATCAATTGCGTCCACGACGTACACGGAAGCCGACGGAATGAAGAGCCGCGAATGCAACGGCGGCAGTCCCGGAGGGTGGAGGACCGATGACGGGCGGCTCTGGTTCGCGACGCTCAAGGGCCTTGCGTCGGTTGATCCAGCCAATCTGCGGAGAAACCCCAAGCCGCCCCCGGTTCTCGTCGAAGACGTGATTGTGGACGGGCGGCCGATCGAGCCGGGCGACCACATCCAGGCGGGGAGCCAGCGATTTGAGTTCCGCTTTACAGGGTTGAGTTTCGTCGCGCCGGCACGGATGCGGTTCGTCTATCGGCTCGAAGGCTTTGACCGGAAATGGATCGACGCGGGCGCGCAGCGTTCTGCGTCTTACACAAGCATCCCGTACGGCTCTCATCGCTTCCTGGTGAAGGCGGCGAACGACGACGGAGTCTGGAGCGGGACCCCGGCGTCATTCGACTTCGTGCTCGAGCCGCATTTCTATCAGACCTTCCTGTTCTACGGCTGTGCTGCGCTGACGCTGGTCGCATCCTGCGTCGGTCTCTATCGGCTGCGCACCGGGCAACTCCGCAAGCGGCAGCGCGTCCTGCAGGCCAAGGTCGACGAGGCGGTGGCTCATATCAAGACCCTCCGCGGGCTGCTGCCGATCTGTGCGTCGTGCAAACGGGTCCGCGACGACGGCGGTTACTGGAATCAGATCGAGCAGTACGTGCGGGACCACTCCGAGGCGGCGTTCAGTCATGGAATCTGCCCCGATTGCATCCGGAAGCTGTATCCCGAGCACGCCGACCTCGCCGACGAGCACACGCCGGGAGGGAATGCGACCGGAAGGTCCGACGCGGCGCCGAAGTAG
- a CDS encoding phosphatidate cytidylyltransferase, with product MTRILSAVVLIPLVVSCVLFAPQWVVLLLVEAVLVAAFVEYADLYEKTGVLIPRVPACAAAMVTAAAFAWPGPTPADLVLVAILIAISAAVLGAYQPASHVPASAAAALFSVVYLGLPLGCLVAIRGMFGREALMLVLIVVWVSDSAQYYAGRLFGRHKLSPTISPKKTIEGAAGGFVAGVAVMIVLGRIWLPALPIWWLAGAGAVMVALGLAGDLFESLLKRSAHVKDSSGLIPGHGGVLDRIDALLLVGPGFYLFLRLLT from the coding sequence GTGACTCGCATCCTCAGCGCCGTCGTTCTAATCCCCCTTGTCGTCTCGTGCGTCCTGTTTGCGCCGCAGTGGGTGGTCCTGCTGCTCGTCGAGGCCGTGCTTGTGGCCGCCTTTGTCGAATACGCGGACCTGTACGAGAAGACGGGCGTGCTCATCCCGCGCGTCCCGGCCTGCGCCGCTGCCATGGTCACGGCGGCGGCGTTCGCCTGGCCTGGGCCGACGCCTGCCGATCTCGTCCTGGTCGCCATCCTGATCGCAATCTCGGCGGCCGTGCTCGGCGCGTATCAACCGGCGTCGCACGTGCCGGCCTCGGCCGCGGCGGCGCTGTTCTCGGTCGTCTATCTGGGCCTGCCGCTCGGCTGTCTGGTGGCTATCCGCGGCATGTTCGGCCGCGAGGCCCTCATGCTCGTGTTGATCGTCGTGTGGGTGTCAGACAGCGCGCAATACTACGCCGGGCGGCTGTTCGGCAGGCACAAGCTCTCCCCGACGATCAGCCCCAAGAAGACGATCGAAGGCGCCGCAGGCGGGTTTGTCGCCGGCGTGGCGGTCATGATCGTCCTTGGCCGAATCTGGCTTCCTGCGCTCCCGATCTGGTGGCTTGCCGGCGCCGGAGCCGTCATGGTGGCGCTTGGGCTTGCCGGCGATCTGTTTGAGTCGCTGCTGAAGCGCAGCGCGCACGTGAAGGACAGTTCCGGACTGATTCCCGGCCACGGCGGCGTGCTCGACCGCATCGACGCGCTGCTGCTCGTCGGACCGGGGTTCTACCTGTTTCTGAGGCTGCTGACGTGA
- a CDS encoding 1-deoxy-D-xylulose-5-phosphate reductoisomerase, with product MSRVRSHAPKIRVAILGSTGSIGRSALSVVEAHPDRLEIVGLAAGSNSTLLAAQVEHHRPRVLAMATAHALEAAMHRFGTLRPVVCAAGAEGLLAVATHPDVDVLLCASSGTAALEAVLAAIEAGKTIALANKEVLVMAGGIVTEAARRRGVAILPVDSEHNAIHQCLHGRDQAEIRRLILTASGGPFRGHSAAELKKVGPEDALRHPTWRMGRKITIDSATLMNKGLEVIEAHWLFGAGPDQIDVLVHPQSVVHSMVELCDGSIIAQLGVTDMRLPIQYAFSYPARWSSPLPSLDLVRCGPLDFLPPDHARFPCLGLAYRALRAGGSLPVVLNAANEVAVAAFLAGRLRFVEIAEVIERAIDDHAGRTAATLAEVRDADTWAREFAQELVRGYNQG from the coding sequence GTGAGCCGCGTCCGATCGCACGCCCCGAAGATCCGCGTGGCCATCCTCGGATCGACCGGATCGATCGGCCGCAGCGCGTTATCGGTTGTCGAGGCGCACCCGGACCGCCTCGAGATTGTGGGGCTGGCCGCCGGAAGCAACTCGACGCTGCTGGCCGCCCAGGTCGAACATCACCGACCGCGCGTGCTGGCGATGGCCACCGCCCACGCGCTCGAGGCGGCCATGCATCGCTTCGGGACTTTGCGCCCCGTCGTCTGCGCCGCCGGGGCCGAAGGCCTGCTCGCAGTGGCCACACACCCGGACGTCGACGTGCTGCTGTGCGCCTCGTCCGGCACCGCCGCCCTCGAAGCCGTACTCGCGGCGATCGAGGCCGGCAAGACCATCGCGCTGGCCAACAAGGAAGTGCTCGTGATGGCCGGCGGGATTGTCACCGAGGCGGCCAGGCGCCGCGGCGTCGCCATTCTGCCTGTCGACAGCGAGCACAACGCCATTCATCAGTGCCTCCACGGTCGCGATCAGGCGGAGATCAGGCGGTTGATTCTGACGGCATCTGGCGGCCCGTTCCGCGGGCATTCCGCGGCAGAACTGAAGAAGGTCGGCCCCGAAGACGCCCTGCGCCACCCGACCTGGCGCATGGGGCGCAAGATCACGATCGACTCGGCGACGCTGATGAACAAGGGGCTCGAGGTGATCGAGGCGCACTGGCTGTTCGGGGCGGGCCCCGACCAGATCGACGTCCTCGTGCATCCGCAGTCCGTCGTGCATTCCATGGTGGAATTGTGCGATGGCTCGATCATCGCGCAACTGGGCGTTACAGACATGCGCCTGCCGATCCAGTATGCGTTCTCGTATCCGGCGCGCTGGAGCAGTCCGCTGCCATCGCTCGACCTCGTGAGGTGCGGCCCTCTCGACTTCCTGCCGCCCGATCACGCGCGCTTTCCGTGCCTCGGCCTGGCCTACCGCGCTCTTCGAGCCGGGGGAAGCCTGCCGGTTGTGCTCAATGCCGCCAACGAGGTGGCCGTGGCCGCATTCCTGGCCGGCCGCCTCCGTTTTGTGGAGATTGCCGAAGTGATCGAGCGCGCGATTGACGATCATGCCGGTCGGACCGCCGCCACCCTCGCCGAAGTCCGCGACGCCGACACCTGGGCTCGAGAGTTCGCCCAGGAACTGGTCCGGGGTTACAATCAAGGGTGA
- the rseP gene encoding RIP metalloprotease RseP has translation MNSLNSLVAFVFVLGVLVFVHEFGHFLVARWLGVKVITFSIGFGPKLLKFRRNDIEYCISAFPLGGYVKMAGENPEEPLSGGPGEFLGRSRWDRFRILVAGPLMNIVLAVALMWVVNAQGAQVPAFQDAPVVVGAVTPKSPAEQSGIKPGDRIIKVGTQPVATWEDFYLSIGGRANREVPITLLREGRDTVITVTPVGQTRMQVGDIGVLPDVHPSIVTLESGGPAEKAGVRIGDIVLTANGETIVFSGQLSTAIRKFPDVPMTLRVMRASAPLDITVTPRRQGTIGVIGVNILDAVKLVQPGILGALRMSIDRNIQFSGLIARTLGGLFTRETSPSQLMGPVAIAQLSGDYAALGWLALFSFMASLSLNLGLLNLLPIPILDGGHIFIMAIESVARRNFSLKVKERMMMAGFVALMLLMVTVVYNDLARFSWFERFIPGGH, from the coding sequence ATGAATTCACTGAACTCGCTTGTTGCCTTCGTGTTTGTGCTCGGCGTCCTCGTATTCGTGCACGAATTTGGACACTTCCTGGTTGCACGCTGGCTTGGCGTCAAGGTAATCACGTTCTCGATCGGATTTGGCCCGAAACTGCTGAAGTTCCGGCGCAACGACATTGAGTACTGCATCAGCGCCTTCCCACTGGGCGGCTACGTCAAGATGGCGGGCGAGAACCCGGAGGAGCCGCTCTCGGGCGGCCCGGGCGAATTCCTCGGACGCAGCCGGTGGGACCGGTTCCGCATTCTGGTTGCCGGCCCGTTGATGAACATCGTGCTGGCGGTGGCGTTGATGTGGGTGGTGAACGCGCAGGGCGCACAGGTGCCCGCGTTCCAGGACGCGCCGGTCGTCGTCGGCGCTGTCACCCCGAAGTCGCCGGCGGAACAGAGCGGGATCAAACCGGGCGATCGAATCATCAAGGTCGGGACCCAGCCGGTGGCCACGTGGGAGGACTTCTACCTGTCGATTGGCGGTCGCGCGAATCGCGAGGTGCCGATTACGCTGCTGCGCGAAGGACGCGACACGGTCATCACGGTGACGCCGGTCGGGCAGACCAGGATGCAGGTGGGCGACATCGGCGTGTTGCCGGATGTCCATCCAAGCATCGTGACTCTCGAGAGCGGCGGGCCGGCAGAAAAGGCCGGCGTCAGGATCGGCGACATCGTCCTGACCGCCAACGGCGAGACGATCGTGTTTTCGGGCCAGTTGTCGACGGCGATTCGCAAGTTCCCGGATGTGCCGATGACGCTTCGCGTCATGCGGGCCAGTGCCCCGCTCGACATCACCGTGACACCGCGGCGCCAGGGAACCATTGGCGTGATTGGCGTCAACATTCTGGACGCGGTCAAGCTCGTGCAGCCCGGGATCCTCGGCGCGCTCCGGATGAGCATCGATCGCAATATCCAGTTCAGCGGCCTGATTGCGCGCACGCTCGGCGGCCTGTTCACGCGCGAGACGTCTCCCTCCCAGCTGATGGGGCCCGTCGCCATTGCGCAGTTGTCAGGCGACTACGCGGCGCTCGGCTGGCTGGCGCTCTTCTCGTTCATGGCCTCGCTCAGCCTGAACCTCGGCCTGCTGAACCTGCTGCCGATTCCGATCCTCGACGGCGGCCACATCTTCATCATGGCGATCGAATCGGTGGCCCGCCGCAACTTCAGCCTGAAGGTCAAAGAACGGATGATGATGGCCGGTTTCGTGGCGCTGATGCTGCTGATGGTAACGGTGGTCTACAACGACCTTGCGCGCTTCTCCTGGTTTGAGCGCTTCATCCCGGGCGGGCACTAG
- the truA gene encoding tRNA pseudouridine(38-40) synthase TruA produces the protein MPRVLKLTLSYDGSAYAGWQRQTNGQSIQGLIEEALSRIDGAPVVVAGAGRTDAGVHALGQVASARVATSLDQPTLKRALNAILPPDVRVVSVEDVADQFHARFSASGKTYEYWIWQGDVLPPLLRASCWHVPRVLDVAAMDAAARLLEGRHDFAAFQSAGSDVKTSVRTIWSARVAVGAVRSAGVASPFESVTSDSQGHPVVVRIEADGFLRHMVRAVVGTLVEVGDHRRAVDSIAALLGRPDRREAGPTAPPRGLVLVRVDYRPAVAPGAGSR, from the coding sequence ATGCCCCGTGTCCTGAAACTCACGCTCTCCTATGACGGCTCCGCCTATGCGGGTTGGCAACGGCAGACCAACGGCCAGTCCATTCAGGGATTGATCGAAGAGGCGCTCAGCCGGATTGATGGGGCGCCAGTCGTGGTGGCCGGCGCCGGCCGCACGGATGCCGGTGTCCATGCCCTGGGCCAGGTTGCGAGCGCCCGGGTTGCGACCTCGCTGGATCAGCCAACCCTGAAGCGAGCGCTCAACGCGATTCTCCCTCCTGATGTCCGGGTCGTCAGTGTCGAGGACGTGGCCGACCAGTTCCATGCCCGGTTCAGCGCGTCGGGCAAGACGTACGAGTATTGGATCTGGCAGGGCGACGTGCTGCCACCGCTGCTCAGGGCGTCGTGCTGGCATGTTCCGCGCGTGCTGGATGTTGCCGCGATGGACGCCGCCGCCCGGCTGCTCGAGGGACGCCACGATTTTGCGGCGTTCCAATCCGCTGGAAGTGATGTCAAGACGAGCGTGCGGACGATCTGGTCCGCCAGGGTCGCCGTCGGGGCGGTGCGATCGGCCGGGGTCGCGTCACCATTCGAATCCGTCACCAGCGACAGCCAGGGCCATCCGGTCGTCGTGCGGATCGAAGCCGATGGATTTCTCCGCCACATGGTCCGGGCGGTTGTCGGAACGCTGGTTGAAGTCGGGGATCATCGCCGCGCCGTCGATTCAATTGCGGCGCTTCTGGGCCGCCCAGACCGTCGCGAGGCAGGCCCGACCGCACCGCCGCGCGGCCTGGTGCTCGTCCGCGTTGATTACCGTCCGGCGGTGGCGCCTGGTGCAGGAAGTCGGTAA